A genomic window from Ascaphus truei isolate aAscTru1 chromosome 1, aAscTru1.hap1, whole genome shotgun sequence includes:
- the LOC142489009 gene encoding uncharacterized protein LOC142489009, translating to MLLLYIVAPGGHVSPEMEQVSSPGSCSSTHLEEHDDEDYDDDDAAIDTEIQASDHEEVPIETVLPPNRPATTTYDAIVASEGKIVEAENRRHSDLMTVLERMIALQEETVSQLAHLHRVFIEVPKQLQKINTSFEALVVQQTQANYLRMTNVSQFNLNTSQAGSVHAGQFSPHASDLHSPGPNVTGQVADIAVQVPDDILPLPSVQNQQLTPTKEATKTKQHKQLILTSFWTQTKKDTHETNQPSLVQCLPTHP from the exons atgttattgttatatatagttgcccctggaggacatgtgtcacctgagatggaacaagtgtcttcacctgggtcatgcagctcaacacacctagaag aacatgatgatgaggattatgatgatgatgatgccgccatagacacagaaatacaagcaagtgaccatgaagaggttccaattgaaactgttttaccgccaaatcgtccagcaactaccacatacgatgcaattgtagcttctgagggaaaaattgtggaagcagaaaatcgtcgacattctgacctgatgacagtgctggaaaggatgattgcactgcaggaagaaacagtatcacaattggcacatctccacagagtcttcattgaagtgcctaaacagttgcaaaaaatcaacacctcattcgaagcattagttgttcagcaaacccaagcaaattacttgagaatgactaatgtatcacaattcaacttgaacacctcacaggcaggatctgtacatgctggtcagttttcaccacatgcatctgatcttcattccccaggtccgaatgttaccggtcaagtagcagacattgctgtgcaggttcctgacgacatcctaccgctgccatctgtacaaaatcagcagctgacacctacaaaggaggcgacaaaaacaaaacagcacaagcagttaatactgaccagtttttggacacaaacaaaaaaagacacacatgaaacaaaccaaccatcacttgtgcagtgtctaccaactcaCCCATGA
- the LOC142489106 gene encoding uncharacterized protein LOC142489106, translating to MLLLYIVAPGGHVSPEMEQVSSPGSCSSTHLEEHDDEDYDDDDAAIDTEIQASDHEEVPIETVLPPNRPATTTYDAIVASEGKIVEAENRRHSDLMTVLERMIALQEETVSQLAHLHRVFIEVPKQLQKINTSFEALVVQQTQANYLRMTNVPQFNLNTSQAGSVHAGHFSPHAYDLHSPGPNVTGQVADIAVQVPDDILPLPSVQCRSSVHRRLLSSSIALKSNKKYTCMSNVVNFSNIPGPAVM from the exons atgttattgttatatatagttgcccctggaggacatgtgtcacctgagatggaacaagtgtcttcacctgggtcatgcagctcaacacacctagaag aacatgatgatgaggattatgatgatgatgatgccgccatagacacagaaatacaagcaagtgaccatgaagaggttccaattgaaactgttttaccgccaaatcgtccagcaactaccacatacgatgcaattgtagcttctgagggaaaaattgtggaagcagaaaatcgtcgacattctgacctgatgacagtgctggaaaggatgattgcactgcaggaagaaacagtatcacaattggcacatctccacagagtcttcattgaagtgcctaaacagttgcaaaaaatcaacacctcattcgaagcattagttgttcagcaaacccaagcaaattacttgagaatgactaatgtaccacaattcaacttgaacacctcacaggcaggatctgtacatgctggtcatttttcaccacatgcatatgatcttcattccccaggtccgaatgttaccggtcaagtagcagacattgctgtgcaggttcctgacgacatcctaccgctgccatct GTCCAGTGTAGATCTTCTGTTCACCGGCGGCTCCTTTCTTCGAGTATTGCCCTCAAGtcaaacaaaaaatacacatgtatgaGCAATGTGGTCAATTTCAGTAATATACCTGGACCAGCTGTGATGTAA